The sequence below is a genomic window from Shinella zoogloeoides.
CCTAAAGGTCACGCAGGCGCACTGGAAACCGGGCGCAGAAAGCACCCTTGCGGCAGACGGATCATCCGCCAGCCACATGCGCATGGAAACGCGATTTCGAGAGGAGGACCGACCTCGTAACAATACGGTCCAGTCGCCGCCGCAACTTGGTTTTCATTAACCCCATCAGGCCGATTCCCGTCAAGGGCTGGTTTGTGAACGAAGTTTGAACTCTATATCTTGTGGCTGCCATCTGTGGAAAATGGGGACATCCCCCAAGGCCTGAAAAATCAGCGGGTTCGTGCCGAAAGGTGAGGCGGCGTGCGATGCGACTGTGGAAAAGCAAAAAAAATCACGGGTGAAAAGACGGCTTTTTTTGCTCTCGCGACTTCGAGGAATAGCCATTCAGATCAAGCTGTGATCCGTGGATAAAGTGATTCCCTTCCGTAAGGTCAGGATCAGAACACGCGGGCCGATTGAGCGGTTCGCCTAGAGCGCGTCGAGATTGAGGCCGACGGTAATGGCGCCGATCACCGCGCCGGTTTGCGGGTCGCGGATGGGGAGGCTGGCCTGCGACTGCATGAGCTGGGTGGACTCGTCCCGCGCCGCCTCCTCGACATGGAGCGTGCCCGCGCCGAAAGCGATCTGCCATTTCGCTTCGTCGCCCTGCCAGTAATCGGAGGTGACGTCGCTCTGGCCGACGTTGAGGCCGCGATTGTCCATGACGAAGATTTCGGTGACCAGCCCTCGGCGGCGCGCTGGCGGCCCTTGAGATAGAGCGACAGGGGGTTGGAGAGCTGGGCATCGATCATCGGTCGTTTCGCGGCGGAAAGCTCGCTCCGCCAGCTCGCATCCAGTTCATCGATCTCTGCCTGGCCAAGTCCCGCATGGGCGGCGTTTTGCGCCAGGATCGCGTTGACGATCGCCGGCTCCTGCAGCCAGGGCAGGACATTGGCGTTGACGTAGTCAGTAACGGCGCTGGTGCGGATATCCGTCTGCCCTTCGGCGGGGCCGGTAAGGAGCGCGGCGGCGATGAAAGTTGCCGCGAATGCCCGCCTTGCCTGCCACATGGTTGCCTGTGCCTTCCGCGATCGAGCCGGGCGGTAAAAACAGGCATCATCGTGAGCGGGAATTGCGGAAAGATTAAGCCGGCGGGACGGCCCGCCGGCTTGCCGTGAGATCATCGTTTGAAAGAGTGTCGGCGTGTCAGCCGTTCGTGCCCTTGGCGATCGGCTCCTGATAGGTGAAGCCCATGTCCCAGGGGAAATAGATCCAGGTGTCCTGGCTGACCTCGGTGACGAAGGTATCGACCAGCGGTCGGCCCTTCGGCTTGGCGTAGACGGCGGCGAAATGCGCCTTCGGCAGCATGGCGCGCACTTCGGCGGCGGTCTTGCCGGTGTCGGTCAGGTCGTCGACGATGAGGATGCCTTCGCCGCCCTCCTGGCTCAGTTCCGGGGAGATGCCCTTCAGCACATGCATTTCGCCCTGCGAAACATAGTCGTGATAGGAGGCGACGCAGACCGTCTCGATGACGCGGATGTTGAGCTCTCGCGAGACGATGGCGGCGGGCACCAGGCCGCCGCGGGTGATGCAGACGATCGCCCGCCATTCACGCCCGCCATCGGCCAGCCGCCAGGCGAGCGCGCGCGCATCGCGGTGGAACTGGTCCCAGGATACGGGAAAGGCTTTGTCGGGCAGCGACATGACAGGGGCTCCTGATAGGCGGAAAAAGAAGATTCCACCTCTCTAATGCAGTTTGCCCGCCAAGGAAATCGTCGCCCGGTCGCGAAAACCGGGCGATCCACAGCCGTTTCGGCCTATCTCGACATCAGCGTCGGCACGCGGGCATTGCGCATCATGGCGCTGGTGACGCCGCCGAAGAGGCGCTGGCGCAGCCGGGAATGGCTGTAGGCGCCCATGACGATGAGCCCGGCATCGATTTCCGTCGCGCGGCGGTTCAATGCATCGGCCACCGAATGGCCGTCAGAGGCTCCGGAGGTGACCGTGGTCTTGATGCCGTGGCGCGCAAGGGTGGCGGCTAGTTCCGCCCCGCAGAAATCGCGCGACTGCATGATGTTCTCGGGCGGATCGACGGTGAAGATCTCGACTTCCCGGGCAGACGTGAGGAAGGGCAGGGCGTCGAAGGCGGCGCGTGCCGATTCCCGCGAGCCGTTCCAGGCGAGCAGCACGCGTTCGATGGGCGCGGGGCCGGACGGCGCGTTGGAGATGAGATAGACGGGGCGACCGCTTTCGTAGAGCATGTCCTCGATGTCTTCGCGCGACGGGCCGTCGACGTCGGGGTCGAACTGTCCGGCAATCACGATGTCGGCGCCGCGGGCGCTGTCGATGACGCCCGCCGAGGCATAGCCGGCGGTGCCGGTGAAGAGACGCCATTCATAGGAGATGTCGTCGCGCTCGCAGCGCGAGCGGAATGCCTGCTCGACTTCGCGGGACTGGCGCTGGGCGCGCTCCTGCAGGTCCATGACGGCATTGGGATCGGGATATTCCATGGGTGCGATCAGCGTGACAACGACCGGGATCTCCGCATGGATGCCGATGACATGCCCACCCGTCCGGCGCGCCAGCGCCAGCGCGTGGTCCGTCACCTTGCCGGCGTCCTCGGCGGCGCTCAGCACCGCCACGATGGTCTTGTAGGTCATTTCGGCCTCCTGTTTTCGCTTTACGAAGCCTGCGCCCGCCATGCCGCCAACACCTTGATCCGGATCAAGAGACCGCCTTGGCGGCGGCGATTTCGGCGATCATCGCCAGTATATCACGTTCGGCCGCTTCCGCCGGAGCATCCGTGCGGCTGCGGATGACGATTTCCGTCGAGAAGCGGTTTTCCGAAAAGCGCGGATAGGAGCCGATGCTGGTCTCGAGATGGTTCTTCTGGATTTCGGCGAGCGCGCTGCCGATATCGCCTTCGCCGAAGGGCGAGGGGACGGAACGCGAGAGCATCGGCTGGCCGCCCTGAAGTTTCGGCACGATTGTGCTCAGCATGGCGGTGAAGACCTGCGGCACGCCGGCCATGACATAGACATTGCCGATGTTGAAGCCCGGTGCCGTCGAGACGACGTTCTCGATGTGGACGGCGCCCTCGGGCATGCGGGCCATGCGCTGGCGGGCCTCGTTGAACTCGACGCCGCGCTTTTCATACATGGCGCCGAGCAGTTGCATGGCAAGCGCATCGTGCAGGCACGGCACGCCGAAGGCCTTGGAAATGGCGTCCGCGGTGATGTCGTCATGCGTCGGGCCGATGCCGCCGGAGGTGAAGACATAGGTATAGCGCGCCCGCAGCGCATTCAGCGCCTCGACGATGGCGTCCTCGTCGTCGCCGACGATCCGCACCTCCTTGAGATCGATGCCGGCCAGGAACAGCACGTCGGCGAGCTGGCCGATATTCTTGTCCTTGGTGCGCCCGGAGAGAAGCTCGTCGCCGATGGCGAGCATGGCGGCGGTGGCGATAGGGCTGGAACTCATGGGCGCTCTCTGAATTTCGGACAGAAATGCCGACCGGAAGCGGCGGCATTGTCAATGGCAGGTGAACAGTCTGTCGACCGGGCGGCTCCTGTGTCGGCGCCACCGCAAAGTGCTACATCCAAGGCGACGCCGCAATCAAGCGGAAAGCCCCTTTGCAACAGGAGACGACGATGGCGAAAGTTCTGGTTCTTTACTACTCGGCCTACGGCCATATCGAGACGATGGCCTATGCCATGGCGGAAGGCGCAAAGTCGGCCGGTGCCGAAGTGACCGTGAAGCGGGTGCCGGAACTGGTGCCGGAAGACGTCGCCAAGGCTTCTCACTACAAGATGGACCAGAAGGCCGAGATCGCTACGGTCGACGAGCTTGCGGGCTATGACGCCATCATCGTCGGCGCCGGCACGCGCTACGGCACCGTCGCCTCGCAGATGCGCAACTTCTGGGACCAGACCGGCGGCCTCTGGGCGCAGGGCAAGCTGGTCGGCAAGGTCGGCTCGGTCTTCACCTCGTCGGCCACCCAGCACGGCGGCCAGGAATCGACCATCCTCGGCTTCATCCCGACGCTGATGCACCACGGTCTCGTCGTCGTCGGCCTGCCCTATGCCTTCCAGGGCCAGATGGGCCTCGAAGAGGTCAAGGGCGGCTCGCCCTACGGCGCCTCCACGATCACCGGCGGCGACGGCTCGCGCCAGCCTTCCGAAATCGAACTCGAAGCCGCGCGCTACCAGGGCGCCCACGTCGCCAAGATCGCCGGCAAGCTTTCGGCCTGACGTTCTCCTGAAACGTCGCTGAAGAAGAGGGTGCGGCCAGCGTCAGGGGCCGCACCCTTTTTTGTGTTTGAAAACAGGCTTGCCGTGACCGGCCTCTTGATCCCACTGACTGCGTCAGTTACCCACTCCTGCAAGCGGGCGTGGCGAAACTGGTAGACGCAAGAGACTTAAAATCCGCAGAGAGTAGTCCCGGTACCGAAACCATCCCGGCGCAATCGCCCTCAACCCCTGAGAAACCAAGCTGAATTGGGCCCCGTTGCGGGCCCTTTTTCTTTTTCCAAAATAGTCCCCTTATCGGAACAAAATTTTGTGACCAAACGCGGTTTTGGACACGAGTGCCCGATTGGTGACCATCCTGTGTCCAACTAGGAGCCCCGCCGTGACCCGTAGCCCAATCCATCCCCGCCGCAGCGCTTATCCACAGCCGGCCTGATCGTGTGAATAAAATCCTATCGCACCTTCCCAACCAAAGGCCGATGTGACTATATGCCTAACCAGAACGGATTGAGAACAAAATGACCGACCTCATGCAGCAACAGATCGAGCTTGAAGAGCGCATGCCCGACGTGACCCCGCACACGCTGCGCCACACTTGCTGCACCCGTCTCGTCCTCGGCGGCGTGGACGTGAAGCGCGTCATGGAATGGATGGGGCACACGGCCATCGTCACGACCATGCGCTACATGCAGATCAAGCCGACCTCGCTTGAGGAGATCGTGCATGTTCTGGAGGCAAAGCCCAAGCCCCCGCATCTGGAGCTTGTCGCCTCGGCCTAGCCGCTGCTAAGGGGTCCCACTCGACCCCATAGCAAAGGCCCCAAATGCCCCGAGACTTCCTCAAAGAGCCTATTAGTTGGCTATTCGTCCTCTCCGCCGTGATCCTCCTGCTCAATGCAGTGGGGATTTGGCCATGGGGTCCGTTTAGCCCCCACTAGCCCACCACCAAAACTGTTCTTCCTCCAAGCCCTCGGCCACCACCGGGGGCTTTTTCTTTGTCCAACGAAAGGGAAATCACATGCTGAAAGACCTCGAATGCTTCGTCCACCCGCCGCAGGGCTTTGGTGCCATCCTCGCGATCTCCGGCAAGCTCGTGGATGCCGAGTGGGGCGCGGTCCCCTTCAAGTACCATCCGGCGACCGAAACCCTCTCGTTGATCCCCGGTGACGTGGCGGCGGTCGAACTGACCACGGACGCTCTGAACGCCCTCGGCGTCTTCATGCAGTCGATGAACGATCTCCAGCGCGGCGGCGTCCGGTCCCACTACTCTTTCGAGGACTGCAAGACGGTCGTCGGTCACGTCTTCGACAGCCTCGGCCTCGAATGCGTCATTGCCACCGATGGGGAAGCCGAATGGTCGGCCGGCCGGTTCCACCCGGTAACCCTGCGCGGCCTCGCGCCCGGACTTGTCGGCACCCGCGCGGACATGATCATCGCTGACGAGATCGCCGGGACCGCATGACGCGGGAACGCTCGCGCGAAGTTTTCAGGTGGGGCGAGTGGTGGCGGAAAGTCCAGCCGCCGTGGGTCAAAGGTGCCCGCCCTGCCGCACGATACATCCCCCTCAAGGCCCCCTAAGCGGGGCTTTTTCTTTGGAGAAACCAATGCAACATCAAGAGACCGCCTCCGCTCTCCCACTCTTCGGGGACTGGGCCGGGGAAGACATAGCCGCGATCATCCGGGACTTCGACGCCCCGTCCGAGGCCCTTGAAGGGGCCGTGATCATCGCCGCCGAATACACCTACGAGGACTACAGCGGCTCGGCTGCCGTTATCTATCAGGCTGCGGACGGGCTCCTCTACGAGGTGCACGGGGGACATTGCTCCTGCTACGGGCTCGAAGGCCAGTGGGAGCCCGAAGAAGTGCCCCGTGAAGCCCTCGCGCATCGCTTCTCCCGCGCCAACCCCGGCGACACGGACGCATTCCGCGCCGCTGTCCGCGACTGGCTCGCATGATCTCCGCCCTCATCGGCCGCGCCGTGATCGTGGCCGTCTTCGCCCTCGGCATCTACGCCGTCGTCCAGTTCCTCAACTCCATCCCCACCAAATCCTCCACCAAAAAAGGAAAACGCAATGTCCGTTAAAATCGTCGCTCTCGGTGTCTCCGCTCTCGCAATCGCTGCCCTCTCGTTCGGCTCCTTCTTCGTGGTGGATCAGGGGGAGCGCGGCGTCGTCACCCGCAACGGCCAGATCGCCTACGTTGCCGACCCCGGTCTCCACTTCAAGATGCCGTTCGTGGACGGCGTGACCACCATCGACGCCCGCTCGAAGGCGAAGTCCTACGAGGCCATCCCGAGCTACAGCGCGGACCAGCAGACGGCCACGCTCGCGGTCTCGGTCAACTATGCGATCCCCGGCGACAAGGCGGGCCTCGTCTACGCCGAGTACGGCACCGAGGAAAACCTCCTGAGCCGGCTGGTCGAGCGCAAGCTCATGGCGGCGGTGAAGAACACGTTCGGCGGCTACACGGCGTCCCGCGCCATCACCGAGCGGGCCAAGCTCACGGCTGACATCCAGTTCGCCTTGCAGGAGGCCGTGGAGGGCCCTGTCGTGATCGAGGCGGTGCAGATCGAGAACATCGACTTCTCCGACGCCTACGAGGCCAAGATCGAAGAGCGCATGAGCGCCGAGATCGAGGTCCAGAAGCTCCGCCAGAACGCCGAGCGCGAGAAGGTGCAGGCGGAGATCACCGTCACCGCCGCGAAGGCCACGGCCGACGCCACCCGTGCGCAGGCGCAGGCCGACGCCGATGCCGCCCGTCTCCGGGGCGAAGCGGAAGCCGACGCGATCCGGGCCAAGGGCGCGGCGCTCCGGGACAACCCGTCCCTCGTGGACCTCACCGCCGTCGAACGCTGGAGCGGCGTGCTCCCGACCACGATGGTGCCCGGCTCGTCGGTTCCGTTCGTCAATGTGGGGAAGTGACATGGCGCGATCCAAGTACATCTACACCCTGTACGAGGACTTCCAAGCCATCGCCCATTTCACCGTGAAGCACGAGGCCATCCGGTACTGGGAGCACAAGCTCGGCCGGAACCCGGCGATCACGATGGAGCGTTCGCAAGACGGCGGTCCCGTCGAGAAGGCCGTGGTGGTCCATGACTGGCAGACCGGCGACGAATGAAGTTCGGCGTCCTGTTCCGCTTCGCCAGCTTTTGGATGGGGGCCCATTGGTCCCCATTCAATCGCCGCCTGTGTGTCAATCTGGTTCCGTGCGTGACGTTTTGGGTCGCGCTGGAGGGAGGGAAAGTCCCTTGAAGTTCTGCAAAGACTGCCGGTTCTACCGGGGAAATTACTGCTACGCCCCGGAGACCGCGATGCCCGATCCTGTCAGGGGGCCGCAAGCCCAATGGGCCGATCTGGCTCGGAAATATGAGTGCGGCAAGTTGGTCGCGAAGTTTTTCCAGCCGCGCATGATCGCCCGAGCAATCAACGCCCTGAAAGGCTGGAAGTGATGGCCGAGAACCGCGTTGGCGTCCACATTCTCGCGAATCGGGCGGGCCTCACATACAGAGACACCAAGCGCCTCCTGATGGAGATCATGATGAACACCCCTCGGGCCGCTTCGGCGGCTCGCACCCTCGCAATCGGAATTGGCGGAGAGCAGCATGAGCGCCCGCTTTGCAAACGGAACGCCGATCCGGCGCCGTGGGGGACCGTCCAGTGAGAGAGCGCGACTTGATCATCATGGACGACATTGAGGACCGAACACCGCCAGACCGGGAGCGGATGAAGACGGCCCTCCTATGGTTCAGTCGGGAGCTTGGTACGGACGGCGGGACTCGAACCCGCACGGCACACGGCCAAGGCATTTTAAGTGCCTCATGTCTACCATTCCATCACGTCCGCGCACCAGCAGAAGCCCATATATCCGCTGCTTCGGAGCCGGTCAAACGGTGTCCAAAACTTGTGACCAACCCGTGACCACGGTGGCCGGCATGTGTGCCATTTGTGACCCCGCAAGGGACCTCAACCGCCTGAGATACCGGCGTTCCGGTGTTCTCACAGAAAACTTAAAATCTCTCGGCCTTGGCTGTGCGGGTTCGATCCCCGCCGCCCGCACCAGCAAGCGCTGTTCAAAGCAGGGCTCGTTTCCAAGCCCTGCAAGCTTCTTCGCTATCCTGAAATCGCGTTGAACACCCAATAGAACACGGCCGAGATCACCGCGGCCGAGGGCAGTGTGACGATCCAGGCAATCACGATGTTGCCGGCGATGCCCCAGCGCACGGCGGTGACGCGGCGGGCGGCGCCGACGCCGATGATGGCGCCGGTGATCGTGTGCGTGGTCGAGACCGGGATGCCGAGCCAGGTGGCGCCGAAGAGCGTGATCGCCCCGCCGGTCTCCGCGCAAAAGCCCTGCATCGGGTTGAGGCGGGTGATCTTCGAACCCATCGTGTGCACGATGCGCCAGCCGCCCATCAGCGTGCCGAGCGCCATGGCGGCCTGGCAGGTGATGACGACCCAGAACGGCACGTAGAACTCGCCGCCGAGATAGCCTTGCGAGTATAGCAGGACGGCGATGATGCCCATGGTCTTCTGCGCATCGTTGCCGC
It includes:
- the gpt gene encoding xanthine phosphoribosyltransferase is translated as MSLPDKAFPVSWDQFHRDARALAWRLADGGREWRAIVCITRGGLVPAAIVSRELNIRVIETVCVASYHDYVSQGEMHVLKGISPELSQEGGEGILIVDDLTDTGKTAAEVRAMLPKAHFAAVYAKPKGRPLVDTFVTEVSQDTWIYFPWDMGFTYQEPIAKGTNG
- a CDS encoding universal stress protein — translated: MTYKTIVAVLSAAEDAGKVTDHALALARRTGGHVIGIHAEIPVVVTLIAPMEYPDPNAVMDLQERAQRQSREVEQAFRSRCERDDISYEWRLFTGTAGYASAGVIDSARGADIVIAGQFDPDVDGPSREDIEDMLYESGRPVYLISNAPSGPAPIERVLLAWNGSRESARAAFDALPFLTSAREVEIFTVDPPENIMQSRDFCGAELAATLARHGIKTTVTSGASDGHSVADALNRRATEIDAGLIVMGAYSHSRLRQRLFGGVTSAMMRNARVPTLMSR
- a CDS encoding competence/damage-inducible protein A; amino-acid sequence: MSSSPIATAAMLAIGDELLSGRTKDKNIGQLADVLFLAGIDLKEVRIVGDDEDAIVEALNALRARYTYVFTSGGIGPTHDDITADAISKAFGVPCLHDALAMQLLGAMYEKRGVEFNEARQRMARMPEGAVHIENVVSTAPGFNIGNVYVMAGVPQVFTAMLSTIVPKLQGGQPMLSRSVPSPFGEGDIGSALAEIQKNHLETSIGSYPRFSENRFSTEIVIRSRTDAPAEAAERDILAMIAEIAAAKAVS
- the wrbA gene encoding NAD(P)H:quinone oxidoreductase type IV; the protein is MAKVLVLYYSAYGHIETMAYAMAEGAKSAGAEVTVKRVPELVPEDVAKASHYKMDQKAEIATVDELAGYDAIIVGAGTRYGTVASQMRNFWDQTGGLWAQGKLVGKVGSVFTSSATQHGGQESTILGFIPTLMHHGLVVVGLPYAFQGQMGLEEVKGGSPYGASTITGGDGSRQPSEIELEAARYQGAHVAKIAGKLSA
- a CDS encoding tyrosine-type recombinase/integrase; translation: MTDLMQQQIELEERMPDVTPHTLRHTCCTRLVLGGVDVKRVMEWMGHTAIVTTMRYMQIKPTSLEEIVHVLEAKPKPPHLELVASA
- a CDS encoding prohibitin family protein, translated to MSVKIVALGVSALAIAALSFGSFFVVDQGERGVVTRNGQIAYVADPGLHFKMPFVDGVTTIDARSKAKSYEAIPSYSADQQTATLAVSVNYAIPGDKAGLVYAEYGTEENLLSRLVERKLMAAVKNTFGGYTASRAITERAKLTADIQFALQEAVEGPVVIEAVQIENIDFSDAYEAKIEERMSAEIEVQKLRQNAEREKVQAEITVTAAKATADATRAQAQADADAARLRGEAEADAIRAKGAALRDNPSLVDLTAVERWSGVLPTTMVPGSSVPFVNVGK